The Cryptomeria japonica chromosome 2, Sugi_1.0, whole genome shotgun sequence region GTAGGTATGTTGCTCTTTGatacttttgtcctcgatgacaagaaaataaaaaagggagAAGTTGTGTTGCCTAAATATCATATTTTGAGGCGAGTTCATTAAGCATGTggttatattctatttttttaaaaagcCTTTCTCTCGAGCCAGGCTGGTGACACGGATACATTGAATAACGTTGACTTGGCATTTAATGAACGGTATCTTTGGTTAATATTGAGTTTAATATTTCTACGGACTAGCAGCATATTCTTGGAATACTTTATGTGACCGACATACTAAAAGTTTTTGGAAGCATcgctttgtttcatttgttttgaACAAGTTTTTTGGTCGTTTGAAGTCCATCTCTAACCCTAGACGCCATGAGAGATGCAGTCGCTGTTGTAGCAAAGGAGCTCGAGTTAGTTTGTTTGGTTGGGAAGAATGATGCAAGGGTGGACTTAACAGTGAGCTAAATGGATTTCTGGTTAGTTTCTTTTCAGTTATCAATGAGGTTGCGTATTATAGGTAATATTCTCGTTCAACTGTTTAAAAAGATTTAGGTATTTCGAATTTGGTTTTTCAGCCATGAAAAATGGAAATAATGAAACAGACTTAGCTTTATTTTTGGTTTTCAAATTTGGGAAATTCAAGCATCTTTAGTTTATTTAGATCAATACAGAGTCAATGACATTATCTCTCAGCTTCTCTTTTCATTGCACAGTTAATCGGTTATTTGTTTTCAGTTTGCAAACTCCAGTaagggtttggtaaccctatacgagggttattctTGAAGACGTTTTTTTTTGGGAAGAGAACAGTTTAAAAACAGAACATGTTGAAATACATCTGTGTAGTGTGAATAAGGGAAAAGACAAAgagtttgttgaaaaagaaaacaaagtgCTATGTATAATATCAGATATTTCTGATAGTCGAGGGTTCTAGAGTATTACTCTGTTTTGTTGCAGAGTACATGAGGCTATAATGGTTGAAATTATTTTGTTGTTCAGAGATTGAGCTTTCTCTCTGATAGTGTTTAATTTCTTTAAAAGAATGTTATTATTCTCTATCTGTGATACAAAGACATGAAGAATATTGTTACAAAAAATCATTTAGAGAGAATCATTTGTACAGATTGGTAAAATATACTCGCTCCAATCAccgatggttttgtgactgcagaaCTAAAAGCAATCATAAAATTACCAGTGACTGTAGCTTGAGTTGGAATGTTTCTATTGGATAagaaagaggggttggtgctccttgaggctttGTGGCTTCTAAATTTTgtgtactgagttggtgctctttgaaataatataaggaATCTTAccaagtggtttttctaccccaggagggttttccactcatgaaaatcattgtgttatgtgccttatcttgtctcagtttgtcttactggtttatgctCTGATACTTCATGTCTTTTTGCTCCTTTATTTCATACTCAGTTTTGTTTGAATTCATGTGATGCAATCTTTGCAAATACTCGTTTAGCTGTTTTATGTTTTTGTAAAAGAATCAAAAACATTTTGTTTTCTGAAAAGCATGAATCAAGTTTTTCATTTGGTCTTATCGTGTAATTCTTGCTTTGTTAATAGTGTTATATCAAGGTGTTAAGTCTCATTTGTTCAGTTTTTCAACTTACATTCATCTGTGCTTATTGTTAAACAAAATTGCCAAGTTGAGAACGGGTCTTGTTAAAATTgttacactctgattcacccccccctctcagagtgtctcCACTTCCAACAAGGTACTCATTATATTTCTTTTGCATTAAGAGTCTGTCTGCCTTTGGAAAATGGATTTCCTTAGTGGATTAGTGGGCGAGGGTATAAAGAGTCTCTTGAAAACAATTCTGAAGGAGATTAAGCACCTAACCAATTTGCCTGACGATGCCGAACGCCTCCGCCAGGAGATAGATCGTGTGAAAGGCATAGTAGATCATATTAACACTGGGTTAAGTGGGCGAGGTCAACAGGCTTTGCCAGTTGTGAGGAATTGGCTCAACAGAGAAGAACAAATTGTCAAATTTGCTGAAGAGGTGTTTCTCCAGTACGAACAAAGCAAGCACCGTCGCTTGTGTTGGTGTTGCCCTCACTGTCTCCTTGTCCCGCAGACCAGTCGAGAAATCTGTAATTATCTAGCGGAGATAGATGATCTTCTGAAGATGAGAGATTCAGATTTTCCCAAGAATGAGGAGCTTGGAGCGCTTCCGGGGACGCTGGTGCAGCCCACGGAGAATGAGTTGGTTGGCAAAGTTGTTCACGAGAAACCGTCGGAGCTGGAAAGGTGGCTGCTGAAAGATGACTCTGTTCGTGTCGTTGGCGTCTATGGAATGCCCGGCATGGGAAAGACGTCCCTGCTCAAACAATTCAACAACAATAAAAAGGTAGTCAATTTCTTTAAGCTTGTCATTTGGGTTACTGTGTCCAGAGAGTCCGACATATCTGCTCTTCAGAGGCGCATTTTTTAGAGAATTAAGTTGCCTGGGGGATCCAATTTGAGCATTGACGAAGCCGCAGGGAAGTTGCATTCTGTTTTCAAGGAGAAGCGACCGCTCCTTATTTTGGACGACGTGTGGACAAAAATAGATGTTTCCAAACATCTATTTCTCTGTCTGAGAAAGAAATAAAAGTTGTACCCACTTCCAGGGATAAAGAGGTGCCAGAGCATGAAAGCAGACAAGACGATTAAAATGAAGCGTCTTTCCGACGAAGAAGGGTGGGAGCTTTTCAGCAGAGAAGCCTTAAGGGTCGACACAGATCAGACTATATATAGCTAGATAGAGCCCCTTGCCAAAGGCATTGCAAACGAGTGTAAAGAACATCCCCTGGCAATTAAGATGCTTGCTCGGACAATGTCGTAGCTTCGCGACAGTACGTCGTCTCAATGGGCATACATTCTGAATCAGCTAAAGGCTATTGATCCCCTGTTTTATCGAATTCATGAAGCGATTCTGATGGAGTTATTCAAGTCGCTGAAGTACAGCTACGATGCTCTGAAAGCATATGAGCTCAGGCTTTGTTTCCTGTACTTGGCCGCTTACAGAGAAGAGGAGGAAATCGACGCGGATCAATTGATACAAGTGTGGTTAGCAGAGGGACTGGTGAAAAGTAGAGAGGAGGGTCGTTACAGTTTTCTAAAGGTTTTGGAGGACCGATGTTTGGTTGAGATTGTGGCAAAAGAGGATAACTGCCTTGATATTTGGAAACTAAAAATCCACGATGTGCTCAAAGATATGACGGTACACATCGCAGAGGTAGACCAGAATACTTTGTTCCATGCAGGTGAGAGGTTAAAAGAGTTCCCAACGTCCGCAAGTGCAACATCGGTGAGGATATCACTGATGCATAACTATATCAGACTTCTGCCTGGAACTTTTGATTACACGAAGTTAGTGGCTCTGTTGTTGAGGTGGTTCCAGAGGGGTTTTtggagaagctgaatatgttgaagGTGTTTGATCTCAGCAACACGCCCATCACATTCTTGCCGAAGTCCATTCACCAACTAAAGCATCTCCTCTATCTGTTGCTTTACAATACACAGGCAAAGGTAATCCCTGACCAAACATTTGACCTGAGTAGAATGCATTTGTTAGATCTTTCTTTCTCCCCTCTGATCAAGAGTATTCCATCCATGATAAAGAAGCTGAAATGCCTCCAAATTCTTCAGCTAACCTACTGTTATGATTTGGAGTTCGTTTCATGCGACATATCACAACTCACTAGGTTGGAAGAGCTTGACATGTGGAACACGTTGTTTGCATTTTCATGGGAGCTGACAGATGGAAGAGAATTAAAGGAGGCTTCTTTGCAAGATGTATGCAAACTCCTTCGTCTCAAGCGTTTACGTCTAACCCTAAAATCTCTAGTTGAGGAGGAAATGGTGGGGAGTGTAGTGGAGATTCATGAACTTTGGCTACTTTGGATGCCCGAAGTCCGTCAAACACATCTACCCAGTGACATGCGGGCCATGCAAAAATTGGAGAGGGTCCACCCGTATGGCTGTGACATTGAACCAACCACTGATTTATTCTCAGAATTACGAAATCTCAAGTACTTGAAGCTGAACTCTTCTCAAATACTGCTCACTCTTTCCGGATTAGGCTTAGGCAgattatccaatttgaagaaaATAGTGATTGAGGAATACCTTCAGCTCAAGGACTTGGGAGAAGAATTTGGGAGAAGAGGCTGCTTTCCAAGGCTGTGCAAGCTCAAACTGTGGATGTTACCTTCTCTAGAGAGTCTGTGTAGTTCTATCAGAGAAGGGAGTCTCCTCATGCTGCAGAATTTGGTTATATTCCGTTGTATGAACGTTAAAGTGCTGCCATCAGGTCTTTATTATCTCAAGTCTCTAGGACAGATCAGAGGAGATAAAGAATGGTGGAATGAAATTAACTGGGAAGATGAAGAAATGAAGAAGCATCTTCATGCTAAGTACGTGGAAATCCCTGATAATAATAATGTTTAACCTACAAACTTCTCTGTCTTCTCATAAGTAGATCGTACGAAATTATTGCTTGTAGTACAATAGGCTTTTGTATTTTCCAAGATATTGCTTGTGTGTAATTATGTAATAAAAAATAAGAGTATATAATTATAACACCCTGCTGTACAAGGACTGCTATATTATTTTAAGCATAAGGGTATTTTTTTATtgtgtaaatttaattatttaattaattatatgatagcaagtttaatttttttatcaaaaggaggtgcaatggttaggtgtatgcacaaagttgtggtaccaaaaaggtgccacacttcaaaacaaaatttaaattgtcATAAGGCGTGTGCATTATATGaccttttcaaaccataaaaaaacacAAGTTTTCATTATGGATGCATTCTGCACTCCCAAACTTGCGTTCTGGCGAtttggggtgccattttcttgTGCTCACcctttgttatcttaataatatgttattgaaaattttaacgacacttgtatttagtttaatttatattgtgatgcctacaagaggggcttgtcactccagatcatgaacgtacacctgttgtggatgaacatcatgattatttgtatgcggtaagtgactatatTATTATATgccattctaaaattcaatttttgtatatgctaacatcattcttttcattgtatcaggtggagttacaaaaaagccTGGAGAGGAGGTTGAGTGGGCGTACtcaaaagacacctgcatcatatacatctccatccccccaacaggcaaagatatctcgtgatctgtttccttcccctatAGGGAAATGAATacaatagggtcctatgttgtatgcctatatggcaattttgaacatatattttgtattacaaatatgtgacattctatgtccatatggcttttgacaagatcctatttgactttattggatatcatgtt contains the following coding sequences:
- the LOC131859879 gene encoding putative disease resistance protein RGA4; protein product: MKADKTIKMKRLSDEEGWELFSREALRLRDSTSSQWAYILNQLKAIDPLFYRIHEAILMELFKSLKYSYDALKAYELRLCFLYLAAYREEEEIDADQLIQVWLAEGLVKSREEGRYSFLKVLEDRCLVEIVAKEDNCLDIWKLKIHDVLKDMTVHIAEVDQNTLFHAVSGSVVEVVPEGFLEKLNMLKVFDLSNTPITFLPKSIHQLKHLLYLLLYNTQAKVIPDQTFDLSRMHLLDLSFSPLIKSIPSMIKKLKCLQILQLTYCYDLEFVSCDISQLTRLEELDMWNTLFAFSWELTDGRELKEASLQDVCKLLRLKRLRLTLKSLVEEEMVGSVVEIHELWLLWMPEVRQTHLPSDMRAMQKLERVHPYGCDIEPTTDLFSELRNLKYLKLNSSQILLTLSGLGLGRLSNLKKIVIEEYLQLKDLGEEFGRRGCFPRLCKLKLWMLPSLESLCSSIREGSLLMLQNLVIFRCMNVKVLPSGLYYLKSLGQIRGDKEWWNEINWEDEEMKKHLHAKYVEIPDNNNV